The Streptomyces sp. A2-16 sequence GAACGGGCCAGGGGCGGTGCCGGTCTCATCGTCACCGGGGGCTGCGCGGTCGGCCCGGAGGGGTCGGGCGGACGGCACTACGCCAGGATCGACGACCCCGCCCGGCACACCGCCCTCGCCGCCTGGGCGGCCGCCGTGCACCGCGAGGGCGGCCGCATCGCGCTCCAGCTCTTCCACGCGGGACGCTCCACCACCCGGCAGGCCACCGGACACACCCCGGTGGCACCGTCGGCGCTCGCCGGGGGACTGAGCCGCGAGGTCCCCCGGGCGCTCGACGAGGCGGGCGTCCACGAACTGGTCGGCCGCTTCCACGACGGCGCCCGGCGCGCCCGCGAACTGGGCTTCGACGCGGTCGAGGTGATGGCCTCCGAGGGCTATCTGCTCAACCAGTTCCTGTCCCCGCTGACCAACATCCGCGACGACGCCTGGGGCGGTGACCCCGAACGCCGTACCCGCTTCCCGCTGGCCGTGCTGGACGCCGTACGGGCCGCCGTCGGCCCCGGATTCCCGGTGCTGTTCAGGATCTCCGGCACGGACCTGATGCCCGGCTCCAGCACCCCCGGGGAGATCGACCGCTTCGCCGTCGAACTGGCCAGGGCCGGCGCCGACGCGCTGAACGTCGGCGTCGGCTGGCACGAATCCCGGGTCCCGACCGTGCAGAGCCTGGTCCCGCCGGGCGCCTGGACCGGCGAGGCGGCCCGGATCCGCCGCGCGGTACGGGCGGCGGGCCTGCGCACCCCGGTGATCGCGTCCAACCGGATCAACCGGATGGACCTCGCCGACCGCGTGCTGGCCTCCGGGCAGGCCGACTTCGTGTCCATGGCACGCCCGTTCCTCGCCGACCCGGAGATCGTGCGCAAGGCGGGCCGCCCCGGTGGCGCGCCGACCAACATCTGCATCGCCTGCAACGAGGCCTGCATCGACCGCTCGCTGGGCGACGAACCCGTCTCCTGCCTCGTCAACCCCCGGGCCGGACGGGAGCTGGAGTACCCGCGCCCCACCGGCCGGCAGCGGCCCCGGCAGCCCAGGATCGCCGTGGTCGGTGGTGGACCGGCCGGACTCGAGGCGGGCCGGACCCTGGCCGCACTCGGCCACCGGGTCGAGCTCTACGAGGCGGCCGACGAACTGGGCGGCCAATTCCGGCTGGCCCGTCACGTCCCCGGCAAGGAGGACTTCGGCGACACCGTCCGCTACTTCTCCGCCGAACTGCACAGACTCGGCGCGCGCGTCCACCTCAACCGGCCGCTGAACACCGCCGACACCGACCTTCTGCGCGGCTTCGACGGGGTGGTGTTGGCGACCGGTGTCGTCCCGCGCGCGGCCGGCCTGCCCGGCGAGCACCTGCCGCACGTCGTCGACTACCAGCACGCCCTGCGCCACCCCGGGCTCCTGGGACAGCGGGTGGTGGTGATCGGAGGCGGCGGCATCGCTGTGGACCTGGCGCACCTGTTCGCCCGGCGGGGACACGAGGTGTGTCTGCTGCGCCGCTCGGGACGCGTCGGCGAGGGCATGGGCCGCAGCACCCGGTGGGCCGTACTGGCCGAGCTGCGCGAGCGGGGCGTGCGCTGGCGGACCGGGGTGCGCTACCGGGCCGTACTGCCGCAGGGCGTGCTGCTGCGGGATGCCGAGGGCACCGAAAGGCTGGAGCCGGCCGACACCGTGGTGATCTCGGCCGGGCAGACGCCGGTGGACGCGCTGCGTCCGGTACTGGCCGCGGTGGGCGTCACCCACCGGGTCGCGGGCGGCGCTGCCGACGCCCGCCGGCTGAACGCGGTCCGGGCCGTGGAGGAGGGCATGCGGGCCGCGCACGCCCTGGCCCGCGAGGTGGCCGCCGACGCCGGCCTCAGGAGGGGCGCCGCAGTCCTTCCCACGCGGCAGCCGCCGCCTCCCGGTAGGACAGCCGGTCCGGCCTCGTCAGCCATTGGGTGATCAGGCCCACGAAGGCACCGGCCAGGTAGTGCGCGCGCAGGTCGTCCGGCAGTGCGCCGGACGGCCGGGCACCAGGGGTGCGCAGTTGGGCCATCACCTCCTGCGCGAGCAGGTCCCGCAGCCGGTTGACGAAGCGGGCCGTGCCGGACGGGCCCAGAAGCCGCCGGTACAGCGTGGCGTTGGAGTCGATGTGCTGGAACAGCTCCACCAGCTCGGGGGGCATCCGGTCCGGGGGATGGGCGAGCGGGCAGCTGGCGGCGGCGCGGGCGAGAGCGCTGATCTCGCTCTCCATGGCCGCGAGCAGCAGCTCGTCCCGGTCCTTGTAATGGAGGTACACGGTGGCCCGGTTCACTGTCGCCCGCTCAGCGATGTCGGCCATCGTGATGCTGTCGGCGTCGCGCTCCGAGGCGAGTTCCAGCGCGGCCGTGCGAAGCAGCGCGCGCGTCCTGAGCACCCGGGGGTCGACGCGGCCGGTCGAGGTCTCTGCGTTGGATTCCACCACCCTGCCACCCTACCCGTGGACGACACTCAATGGATAAGCGACGCCTGTTGTATAGTCGAGCCGTTTCGCAGTCCACCCACTGGAGGCCGAGCATGTGGACCGAGGCCCGGACCGATCAGGCCCGCCCCTGATGCGACCTCAGCAGGCACCGCCCCACCGGTGCCCCCGACCTGTGGCCGGCCCGCGGCCGGGAGCGGTCGGCGGGAGCCGCGGGCTCCGGCTCCGCCCGGCGGCCGCGCTGCGGGTGCACACCTTCGAGGGCCACCGCCGGGACAA is a genomic window containing:
- a CDS encoding FAD-dependent oxidoreductase, which gives rise to MLEHALRPGTLGDLRLANRIVMGAMHLNLETRDDGGAAMAAFYAERARGGAGLIVTGGCAVGPEGSGGRHYARIDDPARHTALAAWAAAVHREGGRIALQLFHAGRSTTRQATGHTPVAPSALAGGLSREVPRALDEAGVHELVGRFHDGARRARELGFDAVEVMASEGYLLNQFLSPLTNIRDDAWGGDPERRTRFPLAVLDAVRAAVGPGFPVLFRISGTDLMPGSSTPGEIDRFAVELARAGADALNVGVGWHESRVPTVQSLVPPGAWTGEAARIRRAVRAAGLRTPVIASNRINRMDLADRVLASGQADFVSMARPFLADPEIVRKAGRPGGAPTNICIACNEACIDRSLGDEPVSCLVNPRAGRELEYPRPTGRQRPRQPRIAVVGGGPAGLEAGRTLAALGHRVELYEAADELGGQFRLARHVPGKEDFGDTVRYFSAELHRLGARVHLNRPLNTADTDLLRGFDGVVLATGVVPRAAGLPGEHLPHVVDYQHALRHPGLLGQRVVVIGGGGIAVDLAHLFARRGHEVCLLRRSGRVGEGMGRSTRWAVLAELRERGVRWRTGVRYRAVLPQGVLLRDAEGTERLEPADTVVISAGQTPVDALRPVLAAVGVTHRVAGGAADARRLNAVRAVEEGMRAAHALAREVAADAGLRRGAAVLPTRQPPPPGRTAGPASSAIG
- a CDS encoding TetR/AcrR family transcriptional regulator; amino-acid sequence: MESNAETSTGRVDPRVLRTRALLRTAALELASERDADSITMADIAERATVNRATVYLHYKDRDELLLAAMESEISALARAAASCPLAHPPDRMPPELVELFQHIDSNATLYRRLLGPSGTARFVNRLRDLLAQEVMAQLRTPGARPSGALPDDLRAHYLAGAFVGLITQWLTRPDRLSYREAAAAAWEGLRRPS